The genomic DNA GTCTCGGGGAAGAAGTCGCCGTTAGTCTCGGGGAACGCACAGTCAGAACAAAACTGATCAGCGCAGGCGTTATAGTCGTGCTTGCCGGTCTTGCAGTTTCAGTAGTCGGTGCAGTCAGTTTTGTCGGCTTAATTGTCCCGCACTTGACCCGCAGGCTCGTCGGTTATGACTACCGCTGGATAATACCCGTCAGCGCCGTTGTTGGTGCAATTCTCGTTGTTGTTGCAGATTTATTCGCACGTACGCTGAATGCTCCTTTTGAAATACCAATCGGTGCACTCATTTCTTTAATCGGTGTACCATTCTTCTTATACCTTGCTCGTAAAGGAGGTAAGGCAATATGAATCAGTATAAACCCGCTGGTCTCATAAAAAAGCAGCGCCGTGCTGCAGTGGTTGCCAGTATTTTTATACTTCTTTTACTTGTTTTATTTCTCGTCAGTTTAAATACAGGTGTTATACGCATCGACCCGGTCACTGTAATAAAAACAATATTCGGCAGCGGCGAACCGCGTGATGAATTGCTGCTGTTTGAGTTCCGTCTGCCGAGAATTACCATTGCCGTACTCATCGGTATGGGACTCGCCGTATCTGGAGCCGTGCTTCAGGGGATAGTGAAAAACCCTCTGGCAGATCCCGGAATTATAGGAATCAATGCCGGGGCAGGACTTGCAGTGATGCTGTTTGTATCATATTTCTCAACTGAACTTGGAAACTCGGTATTTATTATGCCGTTTCTTGCGTTCATCGGTGCAGGCGCGGCGGCTGTTGTTATATATGCTTTCTCCTATAAAAAAGATGAAGGCGTATCGCCTATCCGATTAATACTTGTCGGTGTTGCAGTTGCTGCAGGTATTAGTGCATTGATGATTGTTCTGACCTTAAAACTCGACCCGAGAACATATGATTTCGTTGCCACCTGGCTTGCAGGGAGCATTTGGGGTTCAAACTGGAACTTCGTATTGGCCCTTCTGCCGTGGCTTGTGATTTTAATTCCATTTATCTATATGAAGTCACGAGTGTTAGACGTTTTAAACCTCGGCGATCATACTGCTGTCAGTCTAGGCATGAATCTCGAAAAGGAACGCCGAATTCTGCTTGCTGCAGCTGTCGGTCTCGCTGCAGCGAGTGTTTCGGTCAGCGGCGGTATCGGCTTTGTCGGGTTAATTGCTCCGCATATGACCAGAAGGCTCGTC from Jeotgalicoccus saudimassiliensis includes the following:
- a CDS encoding FecCD family ABC transporter permease — encoded protein: MNQYKPAGLIKKQRRAAVVASIFILLLLVLFLVSLNTGVIRIDPVTVIKTIFGSGEPRDELLLFEFRLPRITIAVLIGMGLAVSGAVLQGIVKNPLADPGIIGINAGAGLAVMLFVSYFSTELGNSVFIMPFLAFIGAGAAAVVIYAFSYKKDEGVSPIRLILVGVAVAAGISALMIVLTLKLDPRTYDFVATWLAGSIWGSNWNFVLALLPWLVILIPFIYMKSRVLDVLNLGDHTAVSLGMNLEKERRILLAAAVGLAAASVSVSGGIGFVGLIAPHMTRRLVGNKHKYVIPICALIGAVLVLTADTLGRVILQPAEIPTGVVVAIIGAPYFLYLLAKLND